The following are from one region of the Candidatus Krumholzibacteriia bacterium genome:
- a CDS encoding T9SS type A sorting domain-containing protein yields the protein MARAAWFLPAILCAGILAASSAPAREGLRSPEPTPVEEFSRPASRMLDSGALFSSAAATTTVLYSVSFDIGASCNDMGWTSVDNTAQPGVFFHVDDYAGLNPAEMFPLRGAKSMWCGARPQTVGPLCNYRTLPGYGNGWDQSFATKNCIPVSGDGILNVNLIIRAESEPGYDFTFTEYTLDCTGADGWTQLSTTTYYDPVPIDGDFDIGTTGPIKFRFHFTSDGAWSDEDGLWPTNGAVHIDSLAVEGLALEDFEDEDVGASETQDWVAYGKPGYGTTASLVLGASTLQEDPCVTDLSCMWAFFVGSTERYNCGLTHPEQLAVPKGNSRGQFINNFIISPDIPLIGSGNEINLEFDVYRDMPLDNLVFYNWEVRNVTTGCPENWQNRTSVYYGAQKDWLRMIQPVGDLLNQATATHFTVGLWVWDGCEFWCGQVGTGACHNHAPLFDNVKVYRVAHEGPAWSVLDRYQFQDNFATDGTLTGTVRADIAYDLLPNSNPGILPGDSSVVRVEDRTAGLATDPTYGGAAVYAYVSVWPQGQTGKSGAGLTDNPVRWPVVGAWTDAAGVEWTCLRLDSLRWRGNVGPDYCLDLNDDLFTPGDTICFFYAAKNTNGIETCAFGSDLMLQTDDREEAASNPGEFTCLPAGGYNRGGDILYVDGMDGRGAQPAFDLAFAALGIDGKVDRYDVRAPSSKLGNRPAGRVANVSTQLVGPYRKILWDTGNVSVTLGDGGGNPEKTDDYGLLNAFLDGLAEDGGVYLCGDDLADALNGYAGASAIAFRTTNMPFVLTSNDHRPSFGISPTGTSTGLCFTSDPTFTVQGGCPLLNDFDVLEPSGSSAMEIAYGAPAGTNGGVLSNARVNGNTATVGVLMSGFGFEYVADDDLNGVSDRADHLHDIITWLGNTVGGATGAGPSYQTTLSQNYPNPFNPQTTIGFSVKASGRVRLAIYDVSGALVRELVNGDRDRGSYTETWDGRDARGAAVATGVYFYRLETSDRALSRKMVLLK from the coding sequence ATGGCAAGGGCAGCATGGTTCCTTCCCGCCATCCTGTGCGCGGGTATCCTGGCCGCGAGTTCCGCCCCCGCCCGCGAGGGGCTCCGCAGTCCCGAACCCACACCGGTCGAAGAATTCAGCCGCCCCGCATCCCGGATGCTTGATTCCGGCGCGCTGTTCTCCAGTGCGGCGGCCACCACCACGGTTCTCTACTCCGTCTCTTTTGACATTGGCGCCAGCTGCAACGACATGGGCTGGACCAGTGTGGACAACACGGCGCAACCCGGCGTGTTTTTCCACGTGGATGACTATGCGGGGTTGAATCCCGCGGAGATGTTCCCACTCAGGGGCGCAAAGTCCATGTGGTGCGGGGCGCGACCGCAGACCGTTGGCCCGTTGTGCAACTACAGGACGCTTCCAGGCTACGGCAACGGATGGGATCAGTCGTTTGCCACCAAGAACTGCATCCCGGTTTCCGGTGACGGAATTCTCAACGTCAACCTGATCATTCGCGCGGAGTCCGAGCCGGGCTATGACTTCACGTTCACGGAGTACACGCTCGATTGCACCGGCGCGGATGGATGGACGCAGCTCTCCACCACCACCTATTATGACCCGGTTCCCATCGACGGCGACTTCGACATCGGAACCACGGGACCCATCAAGTTCCGCTTCCATTTCACGTCCGACGGGGCATGGTCGGACGAGGATGGCCTCTGGCCCACCAACGGTGCGGTGCACATCGACAGCCTCGCGGTCGAGGGCCTCGCGCTGGAGGACTTCGAGGACGAAGACGTCGGTGCCAGCGAAACCCAGGACTGGGTAGCGTACGGCAAGCCGGGTTATGGCACCACGGCCTCCCTGGTACTGGGCGCATCCACCCTCCAGGAGGACCCGTGTGTCACGGACCTCTCGTGCATGTGGGCGTTCTTCGTCGGCTCAACCGAGCGGTACAACTGCGGCCTGACCCATCCCGAGCAACTCGCGGTTCCGAAGGGCAACAGTCGCGGCCAGTTCATCAACAACTTCATCATCTCTCCCGACATCCCGCTGATCGGGAGCGGCAACGAAATCAATCTTGAGTTCGACGTGTACCGCGACATGCCGCTCGACAACCTCGTGTTCTATAACTGGGAAGTACGCAATGTCACCACCGGGTGCCCGGAGAACTGGCAGAACCGGACGTCGGTCTATTATGGCGCCCAGAAGGACTGGCTCCGGATGATCCAGCCGGTGGGCGACCTCCTCAACCAGGCCACCGCCACGCACTTCACCGTGGGCCTGTGGGTGTGGGACGGGTGCGAGTTCTGGTGCGGCCAGGTGGGCACTGGAGCGTGCCACAACCACGCGCCGCTCTTCGACAACGTGAAGGTCTACCGTGTTGCTCATGAGGGACCGGCCTGGAGCGTGCTTGACCGATACCAGTTCCAGGACAACTTCGCCACCGACGGCACGCTCACCGGCACGGTGCGCGCCGACATCGCGTACGACCTCCTGCCAAATTCCAATCCTGGCATCCTGCCCGGCGATTCCAGTGTGGTCCGGGTCGAGGACCGGACCGCGGGCCTCGCCACTGATCCTACCTATGGCGGCGCGGCGGTATACGCCTACGTGTCGGTATGGCCGCAGGGACAGACCGGAAAGTCGGGGGCGGGCCTCACCGACAACCCGGTGCGCTGGCCGGTGGTGGGCGCATGGACGGATGCAGCCGGTGTGGAGTGGACGTGTCTCCGGCTCGACAGCCTCCGCTGGCGCGGGAACGTGGGACCGGACTACTGCCTCGACCTCAACGACGATCTCTTCACGCCCGGGGACACCATTTGTTTCTTCTATGCCGCAAAGAACACGAACGGTATTGAGACGTGTGCGTTTGGAAGTGATCTCATGCTCCAGACAGACGACCGCGAAGAAGCGGCGTCCAACCCGGGTGAGTTCACCTGCCTGCCCGCCGGGGGCTACAACCGCGGCGGCGACATTCTCTACGTGGACGGCATGGACGGCCGTGGCGCGCAGCCGGCCTTCGACCTCGCCTTTGCGGCGCTGGGGATCGACGGCAAGGTGGACCGATACGACGTGCGTGCGCCATCGTCCAAGTTGGGCAATCGCCCCGCCGGTCGTGTGGCCAATGTTTCCACCCAGCTCGTTGGACCGTACCGCAAGATCCTGTGGGATACCGGCAACGTATCGGTGACACTGGGTGACGGCGGTGGCAACCCCGAGAAGACCGACGACTACGGCCTGCTCAACGCGTTCCTGGACGGCCTCGCGGAGGACGGCGGCGTCTACCTGTGCGGCGACGACCTGGCGGACGCGCTGAACGGATACGCGGGCGCTTCGGCGATTGCGTTCCGGACCACCAACATGCCGTTCGTGTTGACATCGAACGACCACCGACCGTCGTTTGGCATCTCGCCCACCGGCACGTCGACCGGACTGTGCTTCACCAGCGACCCGACGTTCACGGTGCAGGGCGGGTGCCCGCTGCTCAACGACTTCGACGTGCTCGAGCCGTCGGGCTCGAGTGCCATGGAGATCGCGTACGGCGCACCGGCCGGAACCAACGGTGGCGTGCTGTCCAACGCGCGGGTCAACGGCAACACCGCCACCGTGGGCGTGCTGATGTCGGGCTTCGGCTTCGAGTACGTTGCCGACGATGATTTGAACGGTGTCAGCGATCGCGCCGATCACCTGCACGACATCATTACGTGGCTCGGTAACACGGTGGGTGGTGCAACGGGGGCGGGACCGTCGTATCAGACGACGCTGTCACAGAACTATCCCAACCCGTTCAACCCGCAGACCACCATCGGGTTCTCGGTGAAGGCAAGCGGACGCGTGCGCCTGGCGATCTACGACGTATCGGGTGCGCTGGTGCGCGAGCTGGTCAACGGCGACCGCGACCGCGGAAGTTACACGGAAACGTGGGACGGGCGCGACGCGCGCGGCGCGGCGGTGGCAACGGGCGTCTACTTCTACCGGCTGGAGACATCCGACCGGGCGCTGAGCCGCAAAATGGTGCTGCTGAAGTAA
- a CDS encoding bifunctional 4-hydroxy-2-oxoglutarate aldolase/2-dehydro-3-deoxy-phosphogluconate aldolase yields MHTHTAPDAVELTLRDVLADGVFLCVRLGAGAPLVDACRAAVRGGLSVLEITLTTPGALRAIEAMAKEAGAIPGGGTVLTPDDARRVADAGGRFAMSPVFDPDVVDEAHRLGLLAIPGTSTPTEILAAHRGGARLVKVFPAAALGGPAYIRAVRGPLPDIPLVPTNGITPDTVADYLAAGAVMVGVGGDVFPPGFSLEHVEAASRRVRAAMNAARAAR; encoded by the coding sequence ATGCACACACACACCGCCCCCGATGCAGTTGAGCTCACGCTGCGCGACGTTCTCGCGGACGGCGTGTTTCTGTGCGTTCGTCTCGGGGCTGGCGCGCCGCTGGTCGACGCCTGCCGCGCCGCGGTGCGCGGCGGGCTGTCGGTGCTGGAGATCACACTCACGACGCCCGGTGCGTTGCGCGCCATCGAGGCCATGGCAAAGGAAGCCGGCGCCATCCCCGGCGGCGGCACCGTGCTGACGCCCGACGACGCGCGCCGCGTGGCCGATGCGGGCGGGCGTTTTGCCATGTCGCCGGTATTCGATCCGGACGTGGTGGACGAAGCGCACCGCCTGGGGCTGCTGGCGATTCCGGGCACCTCGACGCCCACCGAAATTCTCGCCGCGCACCGCGGCGGCGCACGCCTGGTGAAGGTGTTTCCCGCCGCGGCGCTCGGTGGACCGGCCTACATCCGCGCGGTGCGCGGACCGCTGCCCGATATCCCGCTGGTGCCCACCAACGGCATAACTCCCGATACCGTAGCCGACTACCTCGCCGCGGGAGCGGTCATGGTGGGTGTGGGGGGCGACGTGTTTCCACCGGGCTTCAGCCTGGAACACGTGGAAGCAGCGTCGCGCCGGGTGCGCGCCGCAATGAACGCCGCGCGCGCTGCGCGCTGA
- a CDS encoding OmpA family protein: MKTLVKCGIAVVVTIALGCSSMSNTQKGAIGGAAAGAAIGGAIGHQSGNTAVGAIIGAAVGGAAGAYIGNYMDKQAAEMEKDLEGARVERIGEGIKITFDSGLLFDVDKSDLKQASRDNLTNLAVILNKYPDTNILLEGHTDATGTNEHNLDLSKRRAQSVANYLAGQKVMEPRFTIMGYGEDQPIASNETADGRAQNRRVEVAIYANDKLKKTAEKQAGN; this comes from the coding sequence ATGAAGACGCTCGTCAAATGTGGCATTGCAGTCGTCGTGACCATTGCGCTGGGTTGTTCGTCCATGAGCAACACCCAGAAGGGCGCCATTGGCGGCGCGGCCGCGGGCGCGGCCATCGGCGGCGCCATTGGCCATCAGTCGGGCAACACCGCCGTGGGTGCCATCATCGGCGCCGCGGTGGGCGGTGCGGCCGGCGCCTACATCGGCAACTACATGGACAAGCAGGCCGCCGAGATGGAGAAGGATCTCGAGGGCGCAAGAGTGGAGCGCATCGGCGAGGGTATCAAGATCACGTTCGACTCCGGGCTCTTGTTCGACGTGGACAAGTCGGATCTCAAGCAGGCCAGCCGGGATAACCTGACCAATCTGGCGGTGATTCTCAACAAGTACCCGGATACGAACATTCTGCTCGAGGGCCACACCGACGCCACCGGCACCAATGAACACAATCTGGATCTTTCCAAGCGCCGTGCTCAGTCGGTTGCCAACTACCTCGCCGGGCAGAAGGTGATGGAGCCGCGCTTCACCATCATGGGTTACGGCGAGGATCAGCCCATCGCGAGCAACGAAACCGCGGACGGCCGCGCGCAGAACCGCCGCGTGGAAGTGGCCATCTACGCCAACGACAAGCTCAAGAAAACGGCCGAGAAGCAGGCCGGCAACTAG
- a CDS encoding deoxyhypusine synthase family protein, translating to MKSDTEVRTAGLAALPKSGISSFLRHHYRHFNAATLIDAADAYKKHIDGGGKMMVTLAGAMSTAELGLSLAEMIRADKVHTISCTGANLEEDVYNLIAHDFYERIPNYRDLTPQQERELLDRHLNRVTDTCIPEEEAMRRLEHVMLDEWKRADKSGERYFPHEFMMRVLRSGALKQHYQIDPKDSWLVAAAEKNIPMVVPGWEDSTLGNMFAAAVIRGDTRATTMRSGIEYMVDLAAWYQATAAKSSIGFFQIGGGIAGDFPICVVPMIHQDLRKEVPVWGYFCQISDSTTSYGSYSGAVPNEKITWGKLHEDTPKFIVESDATIVAPLIFALVLDW from the coding sequence ATGAAATCTGACACCGAAGTCAGGACGGCCGGGTTGGCCGCACTACCCAAGTCGGGAATCTCCAGCTTTCTTCGTCACCATTACCGCCACTTCAACGCCGCGACATTGATCGACGCCGCGGACGCGTACAAGAAGCACATCGACGGCGGGGGCAAGATGATGGTGACGCTCGCGGGCGCCATGAGCACCGCGGAGCTGGGTCTCTCCCTGGCGGAGATGATTCGCGCCGACAAGGTGCACACGATATCCTGCACCGGGGCGAACCTGGAAGAGGATGTCTACAACCTGATCGCGCACGATTTCTACGAGCGCATTCCGAACTACCGCGATCTGACCCCGCAACAGGAGCGGGAACTGCTGGATCGTCACCTCAACCGCGTCACCGACACGTGCATCCCCGAGGAAGAGGCCATGCGCCGTCTCGAGCACGTCATGCTCGACGAGTGGAAACGCGCCGACAAGAGCGGCGAACGATACTTCCCGCACGAGTTCATGATGCGCGTGTTGCGATCGGGCGCGTTGAAGCAGCACTACCAGATCGATCCCAAAGACTCGTGGCTTGTTGCCGCCGCGGAGAAGAACATTCCCATGGTGGTTCCGGGCTGGGAGGATTCCACCCTGGGCAACATGTTCGCAGCCGCGGTGATTCGCGGCGACACCCGGGCGACCACCATGCGTTCGGGCATCGAGTACATGGTCGATTTGGCCGCCTGGTACCAGGCGACGGCCGCGAAGTCGTCCATCGGGTTCTTCCAGATCGGCGGGGGCATTGCAGGGGACTTTCCGATCTGCGTGGTGCCCATGATCCACCAGGATCTGCGCAAAGAAGTGCCGGTATGGGGCTACTTCTGCCAGATCAGCGATTCGACCACCAGCTATGGCTCCTACTCCGGTGCGGTTCCCAACGAGAAGATCACGTGGGGCAAGCTGCACGAGGACACGCCGAAGTTCATCGTCGAATCCGACGCCACCATCGTTGCGCCGCTCATCTTTGCACTCGTACTCGACTGGTGA
- a CDS encoding translocation/assembly module TamB domain-containing protein, translating into MARSRRILGIALVCAAVLTALVVTLVLFVLFTTPGGRLALGVANGRGLPARAESFDGSLASRFGLYGVTLRVGPVEAWIDTVHVAWRPQALRSRRVSLSVLEVAGARVVVHEEETVAVASDAGGAVTAEQRNNDITATPWSFAADRLSVRRSSVTVPGGVELREVALAGSGGPDGYRADVVAAGDAGPVHDARVFARASGNTLGATLDSLHVRALGGVVRGSGFVRWTPGVSWNARVEGDSVRVGEIAPAPEEWLGAISFRARGTGALLGDSTWIDVDLASLDGVLRERPLSASGRVALQGSRIEASDARVSWGSARATLSGSMGEIADVTLDATVPSLAEILPRARGSARVKGRLSGTPSSIELKVTASGSGVSAAGRNIPDVEAVLDAQLDADGYVPYAAAVRRADIALAGGTLDVRGRASWKDGIDWDVVLAAEDFETGTLAPAHWNVRGPLTLQMNASGRRTPSDLRAHVAIESLSGTFRERALSGSGTADVKNGEADFSNLRVDWGETHLAAHGHYGDSIDLTAELNAPDLSLLREDLSGSVTLDGTATGHLRRLAVVANFAADSLRVRNYSVDRLEGDVDFDPEFSRPAQVRVLALGASTGGTPLDSVRVDAGGPRDGHVATVAVARGDLSGAITLRGAWADSVWTGSIERLRVHHHMAGTWRTRAPARLRAASSSAALDTLVLVSNGARLTARGAWARDDTATVWANLDEFPLGNFSHHFPAGTRITGTLGGSARVRIDPAGRVTARAVLEPGPGRVTLSGKWVEYDGRVTAQVDDTGVTAAVDLAITRDSESIATVDGDVAIPGFVLGRDSLGTQPIDGSLNLECSDIAPLLVVLAPDLTTAAAGELNAHVSTRGTAGDFRLAGTVDLSRARFDLTSGLRLRDVALKLTSDGAGALAVDGGVTSGGGRVTLTASSARADGARFNARFLLKGERFQLLNQPDAEVFVSPNLEAHLSDSDLDLTGDVNVPFARIEVAEVPSNAVTVSSDVVFVQDTLATRTPMRVKTKLRVALGDSVTFDGFGLRARLAGSLSVEDEVGQPTRGTGEIQIKNGKYRAYGNDLTIDRGRLIFGGGSIDNPGLDVRAVRGLTTQNVMAGSNEMVGVQLSGTLRKPQFSVFSNPPMSESEVLSYLMFGRPLSSGSTSDQAAMANAALILGMSQGNQLAGDIGKQIMLDDAYLETGDTMKEASFVAGKYLSPKLYVSYAAGFFEETNTFRVRYSLTDSWTLQAESGRYASSDILYRFEMGK; encoded by the coding sequence ATGGCGCGATCGCGACGAATACTCGGCATCGCCCTGGTGTGTGCAGCGGTACTCACGGCGCTGGTGGTGACCCTGGTGTTGTTCGTTCTCTTCACCACCCCCGGGGGCCGCCTGGCGCTCGGTGTTGCAAACGGACGAGGACTTCCGGCGCGCGCGGAGTCGTTCGACGGGTCGCTCGCGTCGCGCTTCGGACTCTACGGTGTCACGCTGCGCGTGGGGCCGGTGGAGGCGTGGATCGACACCGTCCATGTTGCCTGGCGCCCGCAGGCGCTGCGCAGCCGGCGCGTGTCGCTGAGTGTGCTGGAGGTGGCCGGCGCACGGGTGGTGGTTCACGAGGAGGAGACGGTAGCGGTGGCGTCCGATGCGGGCGGTGCCGTGACGGCGGAACAACGCAACAACGACATCACTGCCACGCCGTGGTCATTTGCCGCCGACCGTCTGAGCGTGCGCCGTTCGTCGGTGACCGTGCCGGGTGGCGTTGAACTGCGCGAGGTTGCGCTTGCCGGAAGCGGTGGTCCCGACGGTTACCGCGCGGACGTCGTTGCGGCCGGCGACGCGGGGCCGGTGCACGACGCGCGCGTGTTTGCACGCGCCTCGGGGAATACGCTGGGCGCGACGCTCGATTCCCTCCACGTGCGGGCGCTCGGTGGCGTCGTGCGCGGCTCCGGATTCGTGCGCTGGACGCCGGGTGTTTCGTGGAACGCACGCGTGGAGGGAGACAGTGTTCGCGTGGGCGAGATCGCGCCGGCACCGGAAGAATGGCTGGGCGCCATTTCGTTTCGCGCGCGTGGCACCGGCGCGTTGCTCGGCGACTCGACATGGATCGATGTCGATCTGGCATCACTCGACGGCGTGCTGCGCGAACGCCCGCTGTCCGCGAGTGGCAGGGTGGCCCTGCAGGGGTCGCGTATCGAGGCCTCCGACGCCCGTGTCAGTTGGGGAAGCGCGCGCGCCACGCTCTCCGGCAGCATGGGGGAGATAGCCGACGTTACACTGGATGCCACCGTTCCGTCGCTGGCCGAGATACTGCCGCGCGCGCGTGGTTCCGCGCGGGTCAAGGGTCGCCTCAGCGGAACCCCGTCGAGCATTGAACTGAAGGTAACCGCGTCCGGCAGCGGGGTGAGTGCCGCGGGCCGCAATATCCCCGACGTGGAGGCGGTCCTCGACGCGCAACTGGATGCGGACGGCTACGTGCCCTACGCGGCCGCTGTGCGCCGCGCCGACATCGCCCTTGCCGGGGGGACACTGGACGTGCGCGGCCGCGCGTCGTGGAAAGATGGGATCGACTGGGACGTCGTGCTGGCGGCCGAGGACTTCGAGACCGGGACGCTGGCGCCGGCACACTGGAATGTTCGCGGTCCGCTGACCCTGCAGATGAATGCTTCGGGGAGGCGCACCCCCTCCGATCTGCGCGCCCATGTCGCGATCGAGTCGCTGTCGGGAACCTTCCGCGAGCGCGCGCTCAGCGGCAGCGGCACGGCGGACGTGAAGAACGGCGAGGCGGACTTCTCGAACCTGCGCGTCGACTGGGGCGAGACGCACCTCGCCGCCCACGGGCACTACGGAGACTCAATCGATCTGACGGCGGAATTGAATGCCCCCGATCTGTCGCTGCTGCGCGAGGACCTCTCCGGCTCGGTCACGCTGGATGGCACCGCGACCGGGCACCTGCGCCGGCTCGCCGTGGTCGCCAACTTTGCCGCCGACAGCCTGCGCGTGCGGAACTACTCGGTCGACCGGCTGGAGGGTGACGTTGATTTCGACCCGGAGTTCAGCCGCCCCGCGCAGGTGCGCGTGCTGGCGCTGGGCGCGTCCACCGGGGGAACGCCGCTCGACAGCGTGCGCGTGGACGCCGGCGGCCCGCGCGACGGCCACGTGGCCACGGTGGCGGTTGCGCGCGGCGACCTCAGCGGTGCGATCACGCTGCGCGGCGCCTGGGCCGACTCGGTGTGGACGGGGAGTATTGAGCGCTTGCGGGTGCACCACCACATGGCGGGCACATGGCGCACCCGCGCGCCGGCGCGGCTGCGGGCCGCATCCTCCAGTGCGGCCCTGGACACGCTGGTTCTGGTGTCAAACGGGGCGCGTCTCACCGCCCGCGGCGCGTGGGCGCGTGACGACACCGCCACCGTGTGGGCGAATCTCGATGAATTCCCGCTCGGCAACTTTTCGCACCACTTTCCGGCCGGCACGCGTATCACCGGAACCCTGGGCGGCAGCGCACGTGTGCGCATCGACCCCGCCGGCCGGGTCACCGCGCGCGCCGTTCTCGAGCCGGGACCCGGGCGCGTGACGCTTTCCGGGAAGTGGGTGGAATACGACGGCCGCGTCACCGCGCAGGTCGATGACACCGGCGTCACCGCGGCCGTGGATCTGGCGATCACCCGCGATAGCGAGAGCATTGCCACCGTGGACGGCGACGTGGCAATTCCCGGGTTCGTGTTGGGGCGCGACTCGCTGGGCACGCAGCCCATCGACGGCTCGCTGAACCTGGAATGCTCCGACATTGCCCCGCTGCTCGTGGTGCTTGCACCCGATCTCACCACCGCCGCCGCGGGCGAACTCAACGCGCACGTGTCGACGCGGGGCACCGCGGGCGATTTCAGACTGGCCGGAACCGTGGATCTTTCGCGCGCGCGTTTCGACCTCACTTCCGGACTGCGGCTGCGTGACGTGGCACTGAAACTGACCTCGGACGGTGCCGGGGCGCTCGCGGTGGATGGCGGCGTCACCTCGGGTGGTGGGCGGGTAACCCTGACGGCGTCTTCCGCGCGCGCAGACGGGGCGCGCTTCAATGCCAGGTTCCTGCTGAAGGGGGAGCGCTTCCAGTTGCTCAATCAGCCGGACGCGGAGGTGTTCGTTTCTCCCAACCTCGAGGCCCATCTGTCCGACAGCGACCTCGACCTGACCGGCGACGTCAATGTCCCGTTTGCGCGCATCGAAGTGGCCGAGGTTCCCTCGAATGCGGTTACGGTTTCGTCGGACGTGGTCTTCGTGCAGGACACGCTGGCGACGCGCACGCCGATGCGCGTCAAGACGAAGCTGCGGGTCGCGCTCGGCGACAGCGTCACCTTCGACGGGTTCGGCCTGCGTGCCCGCCTGGCCGGAAGTCTCTCGGTGGAGGACGAAGTCGGCCAGCCCACGCGCGGTACCGGCGAGATCCAGATCAAGAACGGCAAGTACCGCGCATACGGCAATGATCTCACCATCGATCGCGGCCGCCTGATCTTCGGTGGCGGATCCATCGACAACCCAGGTCTCGACGTACGCGCCGTGCGTGGACTTACCACGCAGAACGTGATGGCGGGTTCCAACGAAATGGTGGGCGTGCAACTCTCGGGCACGCTGCGCAAGCCCCAATTCTCGGTGTTTTCCAATCCGCCCATGTCAGAATCGGAAGTGTTGTCGTACCTCATGTTCGGACGCCCGCTGAGCTCGGGCTCCACGAGCGACCAGGCCGCCATGGCCAACGCGGCGCTGATCCTGGGCATGTCGCAGGGCAACCAGCTGGCGGGCGACATCGGCAAGCAGATCATGCTGGACGACGCGTACCTCGAGACTGGCGACACCATGAAGGAGGCGTCTTTCGTGGCGGGGAAGTACCTGTCGCCAAAGCTATACGTGAGCTACGCCGCCGGTTTCTTCGAAGAGACAAACACCTTCCGTGTGCGCTATTCACTCACGGACAGCTGGACACTCCAGGCGGAGAGCGGGCGCTATGCCAGCAGCGATATCCTCTACCGCTTCGAGATGGGCAAATAG
- a CDS encoding autotransporter assembly complex protein TamA, translated as MRGRCGWLAVALATLLGAATAHAARVDYRIEGVADKDIVKNIEAALSVAQVRGKKDLSEGAIERMHRRAPAEIAQAVAPFGYYRAAVNDTLVLRSRNHYRALYTVDLGEPVRVRNVSVTVVGEGSTRPPLPKLASEYPLKTGDVLDQRLYARRKNTFAVAAADSGYLDATFSASTILIDVDENVADINIAFDTGPRYTFGPVMFDSSGVDERVLRTFVTFERGDPFSYDRLLAFQSALGGAPYFARVEAVPRRDLVAGNQVPIQVKLTPRKPKRFEIGVGYGTDTGPRLLLGAELRRLNRSGHRFNGRINVSEVELSASAEYFMPSLYPKTHAYTLGATIARLDPTPYTTDRIAVGPTRSQKRSGWLESITLAYEREDYEVGSDTGTTNLVIAGITYRWKRADDDIYPQRGIRVDLALRGSHRGLLSTQSFLAPTLSAKGLRGLGGRFRLIGRVDTGWVDSSMFRDLPPTIRFFTGGDNTVRGYEYLSLGPKDADGRVVGGPLLLVMSVEIERALPGKFAVAAFYDGGNAFSEVGSGVYEQGVGGGVRWRSPVGPIRLDVGFPVHHNDWRIHFTMGPDL; from the coding sequence TTGCGCGGACGTTGCGGCTGGCTGGCGGTCGCGCTGGCGACACTGCTTGGTGCGGCAACGGCGCATGCCGCGCGCGTGGACTATCGCATCGAGGGAGTCGCCGATAAGGACATCGTGAAGAATATCGAGGCGGCGCTATCCGTCGCGCAGGTCAGGGGAAAGAAGGACCTGAGCGAGGGCGCCATAGAGCGCATGCACAGGCGTGCGCCGGCCGAGATCGCGCAGGCGGTGGCGCCTTTTGGCTACTACCGCGCCGCGGTGAACGATACCCTTGTCTTGCGCAGCCGAAACCACTACCGGGCGCTCTACACGGTGGATCTCGGCGAGCCGGTGCGCGTGCGCAATGTATCGGTGACCGTTGTCGGCGAGGGTAGCACCCGGCCCCCGTTACCGAAACTCGCTTCGGAGTACCCGCTCAAGACCGGAGACGTACTGGACCAGCGCCTCTACGCGCGACGCAAGAACACGTTCGCGGTGGCCGCCGCGGACAGCGGCTACCTGGACGCGACATTCAGCGCCAGCACCATCCTCATCGACGTCGACGAAAATGTCGCCGACATCAACATTGCCTTCGACACCGGGCCACGCTACACCTTCGGCCCCGTCATGTTCGACTCCTCCGGGGTCGACGAGCGGGTGCTGCGCACATTCGTAACTTTCGAACGCGGCGACCCCTTCAGCTACGACCGCCTGCTCGCCTTCCAGTCGGCACTCGGTGGCGCACCCTACTTTGCTCGCGTGGAAGCGGTTCCGCGCCGCGATCTCGTCGCCGGGAACCAGGTGCCCATCCAGGTGAAACTCACCCCGCGCAAGCCGAAGCGTTTCGAGATCGGGGTGGGGTATGGAACCGACACGGGGCCGCGCCTTCTTCTCGGCGCCGAGCTGCGCCGGCTGAACCGTTCGGGACACCGCTTCAACGGGCGCATCAACGTGTCCGAGGTGGAGCTGTCAGCGAGTGCGGAGTACTTCATGCCGAGCCTGTATCCGAAGACACACGCATACACCCTTGGCGCCACCATCGCCCGCCTCGATCCCACGCCCTACACGACGGACCGCATCGCGGTGGGTCCCACGCGTTCACAGAAACGCTCCGGCTGGCTGGAATCGATCACCCTCGCCTACGAGCGCGAGGACTACGAGGTTGGCTCGGACACCGGCACCACCAACCTGGTCATCGCCGGCATCACCTATCGATGGAAACGCGCGGACGACGACATCTACCCCCAGCGCGGTATCCGGGTGGACCTCGCTCTGCGCGGGTCGCACCGGGGGTTGCTCTCCACGCAGAGCTTCCTGGCGCCGACGCTGTCGGCCAAGGGCCTGCGTGGTCTGGGTGGCAGGTTTCGCCTGATCGGGCGAGTCGATACCGGATGGGTGGATTCGTCCATGTTTCGTGACCTTCCGCCCACCATCCGTTTCTTCACCGGTGGTGACAACACCGTGCGTGGATACGAATACCTTTCGCTTGGCCCGAAGGACGCCGACGGCCGCGTCGTCGGGGGCCCGTTGCTGCTGGTGATGTCGGTGGAAATCGAGCGCGCCCTGCCGGGGAAGTTCGCGGTGGCGGCGTTCTACGACGGCGGCAACGCGTTCAGCGAAGTCGGCTCGGGTGTATACGAACAGGGTGTGGGTGGTGGCGTGCGCTGGCGCTCCCCGGTGGGACCCATCCGCCTGGACGTGGGCTTCCCGGTGCATCACAACGACTGGCGCATCCATTTCACCATGGGACCGGATCTATAA